In Hermetia illucens chromosome 5, iHerIll2.2.curated.20191125, whole genome shotgun sequence, a single window of DNA contains:
- the LOC119657441 gene encoding uncharacterized protein LOC119657441 isoform X2 produces the protein MTSIINYKKRYFANQKGSKRFPPCDTETIKKFTAVQCLLDAVSTEQEISRIENLVDELFEKLIDLEKQSNEEDSPVHHQLPASIKSLDIEDPRKRYYRAFPALSKEMEDSVWRSKSNDKSLTWPTGNSGTSSANMVALNNTAGVKRKNKRRRNQSMNKTRAASARKNSYGGNSSPTWDTDFEGNWEMGTDLIKEFLMSQKNRNRSISESDATSFRYEKNSEKRMKPATNECIKSAKISNLNGKPIKNSVADNLNKSSNLSCSSRRSSELVNKSGMPGNIIATKDANEAVVENEDVMHAYLPYEELISFKEFDNFSKMARRLYQDEAAFNIEKPSVKALQQQQNDFAKFEAKFNSDVEALWKDNKNNENSEMASAARDVKSQRNIDNFWTNYYNHHYNKNNIGDKSIRSFVDKSKAETSGVFYSLPHNFGKLANDNDRSIEKVQDDDLPSVGVFLNDSIWSDNRKDYNEDDSFYGNCWAPKSSEKGDVCDGKDFPNPFNISKWSECSFETPFIPSNTSTSTEAVTGKSLYGSTYKHPIVAATNKAIGSNTMFQQQQHHHSQSQLSQPISLPDYYGSSLSCFEKNRSLSPTNVSVMVSQHQQALSTSTTSTTTTRTVSLTNHSKTSGFIEYSIVKSSSSFFQLNSIGIFDRTTNANQPRNTMPQASAGSQPAAGFGEGAAASLNDSSASSTPPLDDDENLLTSYRTHFRPIKQNYADGYQFDISGNLDEVEFERSKSGGLYLESERYFEYTRFDTFLSDEDSTSSSSICSFGDENRLKDVEEAIRPRGLYPLKFRMKQVDKQCQTDDLDQAAETGNQADLILIAKKRNINHHDKVDCADCAVDEADYSTDSDGYFNEETSIDLDQWSMAEIGKKCADNNNSHTLWGMCPACTKENKCVPANRLLKDELIVEADEIMSDLKYMQDLYICSDWENEDDDETDSELEALKNDDDDESGGFGNENSLDDDEDDYDNKEQEQIFYNITKLISDLLKPENAKSLVNVLSASAANQNKNIFKGMCSEDELADNGNASLFDYQKNVIWKNVNNNNEKYIGGLWSNDENIIWKREMKSWNNWPRLNDNKTTAFLEKLNWKHANLAAIWKGSSTTGADENEIKSCSPSSDKCEGKHPVEPVSGTIMTSFSEKLNWKHANLAALWSNESTAEQTEKESKSSSSSSNGKFQKNDTITASPKDPQEQSDEHIESNMAMLMNMNNRNLRNPISWNISSSKRYTDSTDLVPHRKNSHQIIDQSANSETASQAIVNRPDRKRRHSASQNMSCNGSCTSDIGNMTLEWCGGINRQMSAKIGDCNKVEIKTKWKADSNKLSDMMHADDSLSSSSLSPETTIITCKYWTTMDTTLASPYILDKSSHYDGIGAMALNPSSILRHVAVVSRPLTR, from the exons ATGACATCAATTATAAATTACAAGAAG AGATATTTTGCTAATCAAAAAGGCAGCAAACGTTTTCCTCCTTGCGATACTGAAACAATTAAGAAATTCACTGCAGTTCAATGCTTACTAGATGCAGTCTCAACAGAGCAAGAG atttcaCGTATTGAAAATTTAGTAGATGAACTATTTGAAAAGCTTATTGATTTAGAAAAGCAATCCAACGAGGAAGATTCGCCTGTACATCATCAATTGCCAGCATCAATTAAATCGTTGGACATAGAGGATCCAAGGAAACGATATTATCGTGCTTTCCCTGCACTTTCAAAAGAGATGGAAGATTCGGTTTGGCGATCTAAATCGAACGATAAGTCATTAACATGGCCAACTGGAAATTCAGGAACGTCTAGTGCTAATATGGTTGCGTTAAATAATACAGCTGGggtgaaaaggaaaaataaacgacgacgaaatcaat CAATGAACAAAACACGCGCGGCCAGTGCTCGTAAAAATTCATACGGTGGAAATTCATCGCCAACTTGGGATACAGATTTCGAGGGTAATTGGGAGATGGGCACGGACCTTATAAAAGAGTTTCTAATGTCACAAAAAAATCGCAATCGTAGCATATCAGAAAGTGATGCTACAAGTTTTCGTTACGAGAAAAATTCAGAGAAGCGTATGAAGCCCGCAACAAACGAGTGCATTAAAAGtgctaaaatttcaaatttaaatggAAAGCCAATAAAAAACAGTGTTGCTGATAATTTAAACAAATCTTCGAATTTATCCTGCTCCTCACGTCGTTCAAGTGAATTGGTTAATAAAAGTGGGATGCCCGGCAATATAATTGCTACAAAAGATGCTAATGAAGCTGTCGTGGAGAACGAAGACGTTATGCATGCATACCTCCCGTATGAGGAACTAATTTCTTTTAAAGAATTCGATAATTTCTCTAAAATGGCCCGCCGATTATATCAAGATGAAGCTGCCTTTAACATTGAGAAACCGTCAGTGAAAGCATTGCAACAGCAGCAAAATGATTTCGCAAAATTCGAGGCGAAATTCAATAGCGACGTTGAGGCGTTGTGGAAAGATAACAAGAATAATGAAAACTCAGAAATGGCATCTGCAGCTCGTGATGTGAAAAGCCAACGAAACATTGATAATTTCTGGACAAATTATTACAATCATCACTACAATAAGAACAATATTGGTGATAAAAGCATTCGTTCATTCGTTGATAAAAGTAAAGCTGAAACAAGCGGCGTTTTCTATTCACTAccacataattttggaaagttagcGAACGATAATGACAGGAGCATTGAGAAGGTCCAAGATGACGATTTACCATCAGTTGGTGTGTTTTTGAACGATTCAATTTGGTCAGATAACAGGAAGGATTACAATGAAGATGATAGTTTCTATGGAAATTGTTGGGCGCCGAAAAGCAGTGAGAAG GGTGACGTTTGTGACGGCAAAGACTTCCCGAATCCATTTAACATCTCCAAATGGTCTGAATGTTCATTCGAGACACCGTTCATTCCATCAAACACATCTACGAGCACGGAAGCGGTCACCGGGAAAAGTCTGTACGGATCAACATACAAACATCCAATAGTTGCAGCCACAAATAAAGCGATCGGAAGTAACACCATGTTTCAACAGCAGCAGCACCATCACTCACAAAGTCAACTATCCCAACCGATATCTCTACCCGACTACTACGGGTCGTCGTTGAGCTGCTTCGAAAAGAATCGTTCATTGTCACCAACAAATGTGTCGGTGATGGTGTCACAACATCAGCAAGCACTTTCCACGTCCACAACTTCCACCACCACCACACGTACCGTAAGTCTTACTAATCATTCAAAAACTAGTGGGTTTATAGAATATTCCATTGTGAAATCCTCGTCGTCATTTTTTCAACTAAATTCAATTGGTATATTCGATCGAAccacaaatgcaaatcaaccGCGCAATACAATGCCACAAGCATCAGCAGGGTCACAGCCAGCTGCAGGATTCGGGGAGGGAGCGGCAGCATCATTGAATGATTCGTCGGCGTCATCGACACCTCCTCTTGATGACGATGAGAATTTGCTTACTTCATACCGCACGCATTTTCGTCCTATCAAGCAAAATTATGCGGATGGCTATCAATTTGATATTTCGGGTAATTTAGACGAGGTTGAGTTTGAGCGTTCCAAGTCGGGCGGTTTATATTTGGAATCGGAAAGATATTTTGAATATACACGCTTTGATACCTTCCTATCCGACGAGGATTCTACGTCATCATCGTCAATATGTTCATTTGGCGATGAGAACAGGCTTAAAGATGTGGAAGAGGCTATTAGACCGAGAGGGTTATATCCATTGAAGTTCCGTATGAAGCAGGTCGACAAACAGTGCCAGACAGATGATCTGGACCAGGCAGCAGAAACAGGGAATCAGGCTGATCTTATTCTAATTGCCAAAAAGCGTAACATCAATCACCATGATAAGGTTGATTGCGCagattgtgccgttgatgaagcGGATTATTCGACCGACAGCGATGGTTACTTTAATGAGGAAACCAGCATCGATTTGGATCAATGGAGTATGGCGGAAATAGGGAAGAAATGTGCAGATAATAATAACAGCCATACATTGTGGGGCATGTGTCCGGCCTGCACTAAGGAGAATAAATGCGTGCCCGCCAACCGTTTGCTGAAAGATGAACTTATTGTGGAGGCGGATGAAATCATGTCGGATTTGAAATATATGCAAGATTTGTATATTTGTAGTGATTGGGAGAATGAGGACGATGACGAAACTGATAGTGAGCTTGAAGCCcttaaaaatgatgatgatgatgagagcgGCGGGTTtggtaatgagaattcactcgaTGATGACGAAGACGACTACGATAATAAAGAGCAAGAGCAAATCTTTTACAACATTACCAAACTGATTTCGGATCTGCTAAAGCCGGAGAATGCAAAATCATTGGTTAATGTGCTGAGCGCAAGTGCCGCCAATCAGAATAAAAACATCTTCAAAGGAATGTGTTCCGAAGATGAGTTGGCCGACAATGGCAATGCATCCTTATTCGATTATCAGAAGAATGTAATTTGGAAGAATGTGAACAATAATAACGAGAAGTACATCGGAGGGTTGTGGAGCAATGATGAGAATATAATTTGGAAACGTGAAATGAAGTCATGGAACAATTGGCCCCGATTAAATGACAATAAGACTACGGCGTTTCTTGAAAAATTGAACTGGAAGCATGCAAACTTGGCAGCGATCTGGAAAGGTAGCTCAACAACTGGGgctgatgaaaatgaaattaagtCATGTTCACCGTCATCTGATAAGTGTGAAGGGAAGCATCCTGTCGAGCCCGTCTCTGGAACAATAATGACCTCTTTCTCGGAAAAATTAAATTGGAAACATGCGAATTTGGCAGCACTCTGGAGCAATGAATCAACCGCGGAGCAAACGGAAAAGGAGAGTAAGTCGTCTTCGTCATCGTCgaatggaaaatttcaaaagaatgatACAATCACTGCTTCTCCAAAAGATCCGCAGGAGCAGTCTGATGAACATATCGAATCAAACATGGCAATGCTAATGAATATGAATAACCGAAATTTGCGAAATCCAATATCATGGAACATATCGTCTTCAAAACGCTACACCGACTCCACTGATTTAGTGCCACACCGGAAAAATTCCCACCAAATCATCGATCAGTCAGCGAATTCTGAGACGGCATCACAGGCTATCGTGAATCGGCCCGATCGCAAGCGAAGGCATTCCGCCTCGCAAAACATGAGCTGTAACGGTAGCTGCACCAGCGATATTGGCAACATGACATTAGAATGGTGTGGTGGCATCAATCGTCAAATGTCCGCAAAGATCGGCGACTGTAATAAAGttgaaataaaaactaaatGGAAAGCCGATTCGAATAAGCTATCGGATATGATGCATGCCGATGATTCTTTGTCGTCGTCGTCACTATCGCCGGAAACGACAATAATTACATGTAAATATTGGACTACAATGGATACGACCCTGGCTTCACCGTACATTTTGGACAAGAGCTCTCACTACGATGGAATTGGCGCAAtggcattgaatccttcatctATATTGCGGCATGTGGCGGTGGTCTCGCGACCGCTAACACGTTGA